The following DNA comes from Corynebacterium lizhenjunii.
CTTGGCAGTCTTATCGACATTCTTGAAGATGTTGGTCATGATCTGGCGCAAACGCTCGTCGGTGTACTCGAAGGACCAGCTATCGCGGGTGGCGTTTTGCTGCATTTCCAGCGCTGAGGTGGCCACACCACCGGCGTTGGCAGCCTTACCCGGCGCGAAGTTGACATCGGCAGACTGGAAGTAGTGCACCGCTTCCGGGGTGCACGGCATGTTGGCACCTTCGGCGACGTAGCGCACGCCATTGTCCGCCAGGAGCTTGGCATCATCGCCGTCGAGCTCATTTTGGGTGGCACACGGCAGGGCCACGTCAGCGGCAACCTCCCAGATGTTTCCACCCGCGTGGTATTCCACTCCGCTGCCAGCCTCGGCAGCGTAGGCAGAAATCCGCTCACGGCGCACTTCCTTGACATCCTTGATCAGGTCAATGTCTACACCATTCGGGCAGGTGATGTAGCCGGAAGAGTCCGACATGGCCACCACGGTTCCGCCGAGTTGTTGAACTTTTTGCGCCGCGTAAATGGCCACGTTGCCGGAGCCGGAGACAATGACCTTGGCGCCGTCGAAAGACTCACCGTGAGTCTGCATCATTTCCTGGGTCAGGTACACCAAGCCGTAGCCGGTAGCCTCGGTGCGCACCAGGGAGCCACCCCACGCCAAGCCCTTGCCGGTCAATACACCGGACTCATGCTGGTTGGACAGGCGGCGGTACTGGCCAAAGAGGAAGCCGATCTCGCGGCCGCCTACGCCAATGTCACCGGCGGGGACGTCGCGGTATTCGCCGATGTGGCGGTGCAGCTCCGTCATAAAAGACTGGCAAAAGCGCATGATTTCGCGGTCGGACTTGCCCTTGGGGTCAAAGTCAGACCCACCCTTGCCGCCGCCAATGGGCAAACCGGTCAAGGAGTTCTTAAAGATTTGCTCAAAGCCCAGGAACTTGATGATGCCCAGGTTGACCGAAGGGTGGAAGCGCAGCCCGCCCTTGTAGGGGCCCAGCGCGGAGTTGAACTGCACGCGGAAGCCGCGGTTTACCTGCACCTGACCCTGGTCATCGATCCACGGCACGCGGAAGATCAGCTGGCGCTCTGGCTCACACAGGCGCTCAATCAAACCATCGTCGGCATAGTGGCTGTCCTTCTCCAGCACAATCTTGAGCGATTCCAGTACCTCAGAGACCGCCTGGTGGAACTCTGGCTCGCCCGCGTTGCGCTTGAGCAGCTTGTCGTAATAGTTGGAAATTTGGGTGTCTACCGAATCAGACATGTGTGTCTCCTTGCCTCAGGGGCTAGTTCGCGCGCCGGGGTGGCCCGCAGCGAGCCCGTTCAATTTCCTAACGTCCGATAGTTTCCCCGCAAATGTCGAAAATTGCAAGCCAGCCCCGGCGACCCAGCGCCAAAAAATGCGCTCCTACCTGCGCAAATTACGGCTAAAAATTTCTATCAGAATTTCTATACCCCTATCGGTAATCATGGTTTTTCGGCACCCCGCGCACCGCAAAACAGGGAAGCCAGAAGAGCATGCCGCAGGGCGTTTGAAACCAAGGTGTCCATATACTGTCAGCCATGCTCGTTCTTGTCGCCCCCGATTCCTTCAAAGGCACCGCCACCGCCCAGCAAGCCGCCGCCAGCATCGCCTCCGGAGTGCGCGCCAGTCTTCCCGATGCCACCGTGGTCACCCTCCCCATGGCCGACGGCGGGGAAGGCACAGCGCAAATGCTTGCCGATGCCGCCGCCGCGGCAGGCGCCGAGGTCCTCGCCGTTACCCTGCCGGTCACCGACGCCATCGGCAGGCTCAGCGAAGCCACCTACTACCTCAACACCACCGCCAACACCGCCTACATTGACGTTGCCGCAGCCACCGGCCTGCCCGCGGTGGCAGACCGGCTCAACCCCCGGCAGGCAGATAGCTACGGCACAGGTGTACTTATTGCCGATGCCGAAGCCAAAGGCGCAACCCACATCATCCTGGGCCTGGGCGGATCTGCCACCATCGACGGCGGCTCCGGCATCCTGACCGCCCTGGGCGCGCCGGGGCATGACGCAACTGGCTTAGCCCTACCCCAAGGCGGGGCCGCACTGGTGCGCCTCGAGACCTTTGACACCGCGCAACTCAACATGAAGGCCGCTGCGCTGGATTACACGCTGCTAGCAGATACTCGCGCCACCCCTGCCGAAGCCGCCGTGATGTACGGGCCACAAAAGGGCTGCACGCGCGAAGACTTGGCGCTACTCACAGGCGCCATGCTACATCTGTGCCAACGCACGGGAATTTCTGCCGATACCCCCTCCTTTGGCGCCGCCGGGTGCATCCCGGTGGGACTGGCCTGGCTCTCGCGCTTACTGTGGGGCAATGAGGACCACCTACGAGTGCTACCCGGCGCGCAGGTCGTCGCCCAGGCATTGGGGCTGCCCGCTCGCCTGGCCGAGGCAGACCTGCTCATTACCGGCGAGGGCCGCTTTGACCAGCAATCGCTCACCGGCAAGGTGGTGGGCACGCTTGCTCAGCTAGCCGCCGAGCACCAGGTTCCCCTGGCACTTATCGCCGGAGAGATCACTGCCCCGGAGGAACTCAACGCCGTAGCCGCCGTGGAGCTGTCCGGCCACGGCCCCCTACCGGAGCAACTACGCGCGGCAGCGGCAGCGGTTATCGCACAATATCAAGCGTCCACGGGTAAATAGCGGGCCGTTCGTGGGCGCGTTCATCCTCTAACAAAACGTGATCCTTGGGTAGCGCCGCGTGTGGGGTCAACAATCGCGAGAGCACCATGGCGAGCTGGTTGACCGAGCCCTGGACACCAGCGACAGAGATGTCATAACGGTAGACAGAGGCGAACTCCAAGTCGCGGTCTTCGTGTTCATCGCGATAGACCTGGCGCAGCTGCTCGTCCACACCGTCCGGCAAAGCGGGATTGGCCTCCAGCTCCACGCGGGCACTGCCCAACTGGCCGGAGTCCACCAGCTTATTAACGGCAGTACTAAAGACCTCTTGTACGCGGCTGGCCTGCTCATCTGGCGCCAGAACACAAAACTGAATAATTGGCATGAGGCTTACCTTACCTAATGGTCCTCGCGGAGGGTCTAGAGTTGATAGACATGTCACACGTCTCGCCCCTTTCTGCTCCACTTTCTGCGGCAAACATCGCCCAGATTCTGGACTCCACCACGGCGGATTTATCCTGGCAGGAAGCCTTCTACCAGGACCTCCACCAGCACCCAGAGCTCTCCCACCAGGAGCAGCGCACTGCCAGGCGCATCCGCGAACAGCTAGAAGGCATGGATTGCGAAGTGGTCTCCCCCATCGGTGGCACGGGACTGGTGGCAATCTTCCGCAACGGCCCCGGCCCCACGGTGCTCACCCGCGCCGACTTCGACGCGTTGCCCGTGCGCGAGGACACCGGCGTAGACTTTGCGGCCACAAATGGGTGCATGCACGCCTGCGGCCATGACATGCACACCACCGCTTTGCTGGGAGCATGTGCACTTCTCGATGCCGCCCGCGAGCACTGGTCCGGCACCTTCCTGGCGCTATTCCAGCCTGCGGAAGAGACCTCCGATGGTGCCAAAACCATGCTTGCCGATTCCCTCGTTGACCGCGTTCCCCGCCCCGACGTCTGCTTGGGCCAACACGTCATGCCTGGACCTGCTGGGCAGGTCCAGATTGCCCCGGGCCCGATCCTGGCTGGTTGCGATTCGCTGCGCATCCGAATCCCGGGGCGCTCCGCGCACGCGTCCA
Coding sequences within:
- the gdhA gene encoding NADP-specific glutamate dehydrogenase, with protein sequence MSDSVDTQISNYYDKLLKRNAGEPEFHQAVSEVLESLKIVLEKDSHYADDGLIERLCEPERQLIFRVPWIDDQGQVQVNRGFRVQFNSALGPYKGGLRFHPSVNLGIIKFLGFEQIFKNSLTGLPIGGGKGGSDFDPKGKSDREIMRFCQSFMTELHRHIGEYRDVPAGDIGVGGREIGFLFGQYRRLSNQHESGVLTGKGLAWGGSLVRTEATGYGLVYLTQEMMQTHGESFDGAKVIVSGSGNVAIYAAQKVQQLGGTVVAMSDSSGYITCPNGVDIDLIKDVKEVRRERISAYAAEAGSGVEYHAGGNIWEVAADVALPCATQNELDGDDAKLLADNGVRYVAEGANMPCTPEAVHYFQSADVNFAPGKAANAGGVATSALEMQQNATRDSWSFEYTDERLRQIMTNIFKNVDKTAKQYDREGDYVIGANIAGFKKVADAMLAQGII
- a CDS encoding glycerate kinase — its product is MLVLVAPDSFKGTATAQQAAASIASGVRASLPDATVVTLPMADGGEGTAQMLADAAAAAGAEVLAVTLPVTDAIGRLSEATYYLNTTANTAYIDVAAATGLPAVADRLNPRQADSYGTGVLIADAEAKGATHIILGLGGSATIDGGSGILTALGAPGHDATGLALPQGGAALVRLETFDTAQLNMKAAALDYTLLADTRATPAEAAVMYGPQKGCTREDLALLTGAMLHLCQRTGISADTPSFGAAGCIPVGLAWLSRLLWGNEDHLRVLPGAQVVAQALGLPARLAEADLLITGEGRFDQQSLTGKVVGTLAQLAAEHQVPLALIAGEITAPEELNAVAAVELSGHGPLPEQLRAAAAAVIAQYQASTGK
- a CDS encoding amidohydrolase — translated: MSHVSPLSAPLSAANIAQILDSTTADLSWQEAFYQDLHQHPELSHQEQRTARRIREQLEGMDCEVVSPIGGTGLVAIFRNGPGPTVLTRADFDALPVREDTGVDFAATNGCMHACGHDMHTTALLGACALLDAAREHWSGTFLALFQPAEETSDGAKTMLADSLVDRVPRPDVCLGQHVMPGPAGQVQIAPGPILAGCDSLRIRIPGRSAHASMPHNSIDPTFIAAMVVVRLQAIVGREVAPSDFFVISVGELHAGDKNNIIPDSAELVLNTRYYDPALAQRVYASLERMVRAECAASASPGEPTFEYFAHGEVTDNDPQAHARLAPVFVEVFGTDCVPAVPATASEDFCYLPQAWGVPYYFWLVGSTPEHRLDNPPVNHQADFLPDYAPTVAASTRAAAAATLSFLHATQPRTP